The Rosa rugosa chromosome 3, drRosRugo1.1, whole genome shotgun sequence sequence ttgttaTTTTCATCTTTTATAATGTAATATTTGAGGGAAGACTATTGGTGTAAGCAAAAGGAGTTTGTCAAATTACTTACTTTTACTTTAGCTGCAAATGGTATCTCTAAGGCAATACCATATGATATACATCATCTGAAATTCTGAATGAATattgcttttcattttttttttccagtctCATGCAAGCACATGGTTTTCGAAATGACCCTCTTCGAAATATGGTTGTCGGATTGACATTCCAGCAATTGTGGTATTCCAAGCTCCCAAAAGAGATGCAGTGGAGGGAGGCTGACCAGTTTTACACTAGGGAATCAAATGAACGAGTTGCAGGCTCAGAGGGGCATGGCTCTATTAACAGTAACGAGGCTGGTAGCGCCATTCATTGTGATTCAGACACCTCTGTCATGAATGATAAAGTAGAGAATGTACCACCTATTGTTGCTGTTGATGCTGACAGTGGCTTACATAGAGAGATCTCTGTGGAGGTTGTTGACATGGAAGTAGAAATTTCTCCACCGAAATTTGAGACCCAAAATTTCTATGCGGACTCTGCTGAAAATTCAGAAGATGAAGCTGCTTTATCTGATCATGGTGGTCAAATGCAGTATGCTCCCATTTTCTCTGAACTTGGTAAGAATAAAATTTCCTTCATTCTGACTGAAGTAATACTTGCGTTTAATAATTGGATTTCTTTGTATAAGGAAAAATATGGCTTGTCCCTGTACTGGTCTATGTGCATCAGGGGAAATGAACGACTTCTCTAATTTAGTTTTGGattatttaattgtttgttTACACTGCTTATCGAATGCAAATTTTCTCGTGGAGTCTTTGCATGATTATCAGATACTGATTGTAGTAGCTTCGATATTCCAGTATATTTAAAAGGAGCTGTTATCCATACTATAAAAGTGTCATCTTCAGCTCCTTCTATTTCAAGTTTTTCAGAAATACCATCTATTGATAATAACTGATAAGGGATAGAAGCAGCGAGTGGTAAAGAATGGATAAGAGTGCAGGATGACATCTTCCTTACGAAAATTTGGAATTCAACAAAATGAAAACCAAATGCATTATAGTTCATGGATAACAAAACCAAATCtagtctgtgtgtgtgtgtgtttgcgCGTGTGTGCATGCTCTGTTTGTGTGTGTAGTCTAGATATTCTTAGGACTTTATTAGCTTCATATATCTGTGTTCTATTTGTTACTAGCTCATGGACTTATATTTATACTGGATTTGTCATTCATAATGCCAGAGGGGTTGGAGTCATTGTTACTGCCCATACGATTGCCAGAGTCTCTCGATAATCATGAAGATAAGAATATTTTTAATGACTATTACAAGGATGCAGTGAAGTACTTACGACATGCTCTTCACTCTTCACCCCCGGTATTGGTAGCCTTACATCCTTTGATACAGGTGAGCACTTGTTTTAGTAAAGAAGTAACATTATCTTTATTTGATTTCTGTGAAAATATACATGCAAATTTTGTGGTCTTCCTGTTAGAATTTTGGGTTAATGTACGTGCGACCATTAGTCTGATATTTTTATTGAGAAAATAGACTTCCCCTGTAAAATCTGTTTTTAATGAGGAATATAAGAGCATTCACTGGATGCTGGAAAAGAAAAGGGCATTCATCGTTGCATCTACGGATATAGTTACAAGCTTATAGCTTATAGTACGTACTAGAATTCATGTATTTTATACTCTCAggcttttttcttttcgttttttttttcatttttttcttctgttttgtgtGTGGCAGCTGTTGCTGATTGGAGGTCAAGTTAAAGAGGCCCTAGATGAGATTGAATATTGTTGTAATTTTTCAAACACAGCGCTGCCTACTCGGTACCACTTTATCTGCCAACTTTGTTTCTATCTTTACTTCTCGGAGTTAATTGTAAAGagtgaaaatacaaaaaaggaAATTGAGTTTTGGTAGTTTGATTCTAGAAAAAAGGGATAAAAGGTGAAAGCAATATATATAGAATATAAAATAGAATATACTTCGAATGCACTTCTCAGTCGGAAAATAGTGTCCTTACAAGGAGAGAGTTATTGTAGAAAAATAGAATATAAAACCAGTAAACTTGAAATGTTAGAAATGTCTCCTATAGTCCTATGTACCATATGGGTGGAGGCACAacttatttgaaaacaaaacttTACATTCACAGAAAAGAAGTTTCATTAGGTAAAGGCACACCTCATTTAAACCTTGCCGGGACACACACCTCTGCGCTTTTTATAATGACTGGCAGTCTGGTTTCCTTGTAATTAGATTAGACCAGGTATGTTTGGTTTTCTGAACCGTAGAAAGTTGATCCCAGGAGTTGATTTATTAAGAGTTTGACGATTACCAACAGACTAATGATATTTGATGATGTTAGGCTGATGGCTATTATCATGACCAAAACCAAAATTGAGTTAATGCTTCTTTCATAAAAATTTGGCTTATATAAAACACTGAATCTCCATTTTGTCATCCAGATTATCTCACCCAATCGCATTACAACTTCTGATAGATTATTGAGATTCGATACGAGTTTGCATGATAAATTTCCTTGTCTTGAAACTAGCCTGAGCATTAATTCTGGATTTGCCACTGTTCAAAATTCTGATGGTTTTTCATGTGAAATATTGCCTTGGCAGTTTGATCAATTTTGATGATATATAACAAGCATAAGTTAGGTGGAGATTGTTTGTTAAAATGGACATTGTAATGTAATGGAAGCAGGTTTACATTAGaatgaaatcaaaataaaatatatttgtgGAGAATTATCCGGTAAACTAGGAAGAATTGAAATTTGGCAAGGATCATAAttgatattattattttgatgaAAATTTAGTGAAACTGGtgattcctttttttattttttttcatcaataGAACACTGGAATATCCTATGGAATGCCTGTACAATGCTCATTCAATAGAGCAGATACTACCTTAATTCCACATGTTTCCTAATTTTTGTTGCTTTAGTTATGTACATgagaatttttaaaattttctaCTCATGCTAGTTAGTTCATGCTCATGTTGCTTATGATTTATGTAGGGTATTATGCTCTAATGCCTACATGTTGGACAGATTAAGGTCTAGTCTTCTGCAGCAATTTGATTCTAATAACAAACCTGTGCTTTCCACTTGTCTGGAGGAAAACTTAAGGAAGGATCCTACATGTTGCGATTCATTGGAAAAGCTTGTT is a genomic window containing:
- the LOC133736393 gene encoding uncharacterized protein LOC133736393 isoform X2, with the translated sequence MKAELEEYRHAVELDRISLSLAKGNLMEAEAGAFRLMQAHGFRNDPLRNMVVGLTFQQLWYSKLPKEMQWREADQFYTRESNERVAGSEGHGSINSNEAGSAIHCDSDTSVMNDKVENVPPIVAVDADSGLHREISVEVVDMEVEISPPKFETQNFYADSAENSEDEAALSDHGGQMQYAPIFSELEGLESLLLPIRLPESLDNHEDKNIFNDYYKDAVKYLRHALHSSPPVLVALHPLIQLLLIGGQVKEALDEIEYCCNFSNTALPTRLRSSLLQQFDSNNKPVLSTCLEENLRKDPTCCDSLEKLVLLHQNDNYSPESLLEMIALHLDATNAEYIWREYAMCFLKLSQYEEDRMSVCLNGNEGGHKPRYSVSFNKTPKIFIKGQSGKNWKLRCRWWSTRHFSDDILASEIAAGDLELLTYKAASAVHMYGSEFYYVVDALCCLEKESEKDLLCFLQMHIRNSVRIYSNSRQRTD
- the LOC133736393 gene encoding uncharacterized protein LOC133736393 isoform X1; the encoded protein is MKAELEEYRHAVELDRISLSLAKGNLMEAEAGAFRLMQAHGFRNDPLRNMVVGLTFQQLWYSKLPKEMQWREADQFYTRESNERVAGSEGHGSINSNEAGSAIHCDSDTSVMNDKVENVPPIVAVDADSGLHREISVEVVDMEVEISPPKFETQNFYADSAENSEDEAALSDHGGQMQYAPIFSELEGLESLLLPIRLPESLDNHEDKNIFNDYYKDAVKYLRHALHSSPPVLVALHPLIQLLLIGGQVKEALDEIEYCCNFSNTALPTRVLCSNAYMLDRLRSSLLQQFDSNNKPVLSTCLEENLRKDPTCCDSLEKLVLLHQNDNYSPESLLEMIALHLDATNAEYIWREYAMCFLKLSQYEEDRMSVCLNGNEGGHKPRYSVSFNKTPKIFIKGQSGKNWKLRCRWWSTRHFSDDILASEIAAGDLELLTYKAASAVHMYGSEFYYVVDALCCLEKESEKDLLCFLQMHIRNSVRIYSNSRQRTD
- the LOC133736393 gene encoding uncharacterized protein LOC133736393 isoform X3; the protein is MEAEAGAFRLMQAHGFRNDPLRNMVVGLTFQQLWYSKLPKEMQWREADQFYTRESNERVAGSEGHGSINSNEAGSAIHCDSDTSVMNDKVENVPPIVAVDADSGLHREISVEVVDMEVEISPPKFETQNFYADSAENSEDEAALSDHGGQMQYAPIFSELEGLESLLLPIRLPESLDNHEDKNIFNDYYKDAVKYLRHALHSSPPVLVALHPLIQLLLIGGQVKEALDEIEYCCNFSNTALPTRVLCSNAYMLDRLRSSLLQQFDSNNKPVLSTCLEENLRKDPTCCDSLEKLVLLHQNDNYSPESLLEMIALHLDATNAEYIWREYAMCFLKLSQYEEDRMSVCLNGNEGGHKPRYSVSFNKTPKIFIKGQSGKNWKLRCRWWSTRHFSDDILASEIAAGDLELLTYKAASAVHMYGSEFYYVVDALCCLEKESEKDLLCFLQMHIRNSVRIYSNSRQRTD
- the LOC133736393 gene encoding uncharacterized protein LOC133736393 isoform X4; the encoded protein is MQAHGFRNDPLRNMVVGLTFQQLWYSKLPKEMQWREADQFYTRESNERVAGSEGHGSINSNEAGSAIHCDSDTSVMNDKVENVPPIVAVDADSGLHREISVEVVDMEVEISPPKFETQNFYADSAENSEDEAALSDHGGQMQYAPIFSELEGLESLLLPIRLPESLDNHEDKNIFNDYYKDAVKYLRHALHSSPPVLVALHPLIQLLLIGGQVKEALDEIEYCCNFSNTALPTRVLCSNAYMLDRLRSSLLQQFDSNNKPVLSTCLEENLRKDPTCCDSLEKLVLLHQNDNYSPESLLEMIALHLDATNAEYIWREYAMCFLKLSQYEEDRMSVCLNGNEGGHKPRYSVSFNKTPKIFIKGQSGKNWKLRCRWWSTRHFSDDILASEIAAGDLELLTYKAASAVHMYGSEFYYVVDALCCLEKESEKDLLCFLQMHIRNSVRIYSNSRQRTD